The Porites lutea chromosome 4, jaPorLute2.1, whole genome shotgun sequence genome contains a region encoding:
- the LOC140933216 gene encoding uncharacterized protein: MCSMKKCALVFLTIATFLVFAGAAVFFYFGQFADESVFDFHVYNLTSELFAKYPVEITPAEWTLWTWTAVFGWQLLWLCYALILMCRWNGPEVLTPFFFVFTLLGFGCMLGWVLLWGEDLINIALGLIAGTVAFLCVALGIAYYRVFTLRDGMKNFPTGDWIAVEVLVLNGVALFASWALYNAFQGVAIVLKYTAEVEDEITCTIVLAGFAATLFFWFCLDNFVFWQFTLFTVTPYAPMIVGFTGTHMEKWNEDKRNSIFNVSLLGACSLMLLLKIIHVIWRIRRDRKKSKRIVIEENINMI; this comes from the coding sequence ATGTGCTCCATGAAGAAATGCGCCTTAGTTTTTCTTACCATTGCAACCTTTCTGGTCTTTGCGGGAGCtgctgttttcttttacttcggCCAGTTCGCGGACGAGAGCGTCTTCGATTTCCACGTCTATAATCTAACATCGGAACTGTTCGCGAAATATCCCGTTGAAATCACACCAGCAGAATGGACTCTTTGGACGTGGACAGCCGTGTTCGGCTGGCAGTTGCTTTGGCTGTGTTATGCGCTGATCTTGATGTGCCGTTGGAACGGCCCCGAAGTCCTAACGCCGTTTTTCTTCGTCTTCACCCTGCTAGGGTTCGGTTGCATGCTCGGTTGGGTATTGTTATGGGGCGAAGATCTCATCAATATCGCTCTGGGATTAATCGCTGGTACAGTTGCTTTCCTGTGTGTAGCCCTTGGTATCGCCTACTATCGAGTATTTACTCTGCGCGATGGAATGAAAAACTTTCCAACCGGCGACTGGATAGCGGTCGAGGTGCTTGTCTTGAACGGAGTGGCTCTGTTTGCATCTTGGGCGCTTTACAACGCCTTCCAAGGCGTTGCAATCGTTCTCAAGTACACGGCTGAAGTAGAAGATGAAATCACCTGTACCATAGTCCTTGCCGGCTTTGCAGCTACTCTCTTTTTCTGGTTTTGTTTGGACAACTTTGTATTTTGGCAGTTCACTCTTTTTACTGTCACTCCTTACGCACCCATGATCGTTGGCTTCACGGGAACCCATATGGAAAAGTGGAATGAGGACAAGAGAAATTCGATTTTTAATGTCTCGTTGTTAGGCGCTTGTTCTTTGATGCTATTGCTAAAAATAATCCATGTCATTTGGCGGATCCGGAGAGATAGAAAGAAGAGCAAGCGAATTGTAATCGAGGAGAATATAAACATGATTTAA